A stretch of DNA from Glycine max cultivar Williams 82 chromosome 18, Glycine_max_v4.0, whole genome shotgun sequence:
ATGGGCAATGAGGATTACAAGAATGGAAGGTTTGCAGAGGCATTGGCTTTGTATGATGCCGCCATCGCAATTGACCCGAATAAGGCTTCTTATAGGAGCAACAGAAGTGCTGCATTAACTGCTCTTGGTAGGCTTTTGGAGGCTGTTTTTGAATGTAGAGAAGCTATTCGAATTGAGTCTCATTACCAAAGAGCCCATCATCGGTTGGGAAATTTGCACTTAAGGTACTTATGCATGTTTCACTTTGATTTGTGGAATATGCATTTTCCTACTTGCATATTTTACTCTCCCACGTTGTTGTTATTTGTCATCACTCATTGTCATGTATTTTCTTATAGATTAGGAGAAACAGATAAAGCTTTGTATCATTATAAACAAGCAGGACCAGATGCTGATCCAGATGAGATTGCTAAAGCAAAGACTCTCCAAGTATATTTAAACAAATGCACCGAGGCTCGTAGGTTCGGTGATTGGATCACACTTATAACCACAACCAACAATGCTATATCATCTGGTGCAGACTCTGCTCCACAAGTGAGTTAtttattggtttattttttttactgacaaATGTTAATCGATAGTTTTTGTCCGTGGTAGGGTTTGAACCCGTGACCTTTTcctcctttccttctttcttgGCGGGAGTTATTAATTAGTGTATAATATTATATCATCTAGTCAACAAATGTATTAgacctttctttttgtttgactCACCTATACGTGTATGTATCAATCATTTTGATATAACTCTTCTTTTGGCCTTAAGATATATGCATTACAAGCCGAAGCCTTGCTAAAACTTCGTAGACATCAAGATGCAGACAAAGTAATGTCAAGGTGCCCTAAATTTGATGTTGATGAGTGTACCAAGTTCTTTGGACCTATTGGTAATGCAAATTTGTTGGTGACACAGGCTCAAGTTGATTTAGTTGCTGGCAggttattattttgtttcaatttataacaaaaaaccTCACTAGCATTGATTAAATGATTACTATTTCTCTAGCACACATTCATTAAAATGCAATTTCTATCTGTTGGTAGATTTGAAGATGCTTTGGAGGCAGCACAAAAAGCAACTAGGTTGGATTCTAATAGTAAGGAGGCAAATAAGGTGATGAGAAAGGCTCGAGCTGTCACAAGTGCTCGTGCAAAGGGAAATGAGCTTTTCAAGGCATCAAAATTTCATGAGGCTTGCATTGCCTATGGAGAAGGCCTTGATTATGATCCATACAACTCCGTTTTGCTATGCAACAGAGCTGCTTGTAGATCAAAACTAGGCCAATTTGATAAAGCAATAGATGATTGCAATACTGCCCTTAACTTACGCCCATCTTACAGCAAGGCCAGGTTGAGAAGAGCCGATTGTAATGCTAAGGTGACTCGCCTAATCAACTTATATTTACTTATTGCATcacctttttaaaaatataaaaacttttagtaataatattaaaggtTTTGGTGATTAAATGCATCAAAACACAttctttttatcaacaaatgttaattattagtttattaatttttgttagtaagAAATCCAACCTTATATCTTATTCATCAAAACACATGTTTTTAACTTTGGTTTTCTAGTGATGCAACTTGTGTGATGTTTATTGTGAAATCATAGTTGGAAAGATGGGAAGCTTC
This window harbors:
- the LOC100814829 gene encoding inactive TPR repeat-containing thioredoxin TTL3, yielding MGRGPSPSPTQGYVNQGKRVPKEAVGISGELESMINEHLKSKGSSTLGNLGNLRQGAGPNYNAYSEMDYCVSNNVASGGYTNQTIGREYDKISYGKEAKPSKEQSGSLCRAVSTRMDPEQLKIMGNEDYKNGRFAEALALYDAAIAIDPNKASYRSNRSAALTALGRLLEAVFECREAIRIESHYQRAHHRLGNLHLRLGETDKALYHYKQAGPDADPDEIAKAKTLQVYLNKCTEARRFGDWITLITTTNNAISSGADSAPQIYALQAEALLKLRRHQDADKVMSRCPKFDVDECTKFFGPIGNANLLVTQAQVDLVAGRFEDALEAAQKATRLDSNSKEANKVMRKARAVTSARAKGNELFKASKFHEACIAYGEGLDYDPYNSVLLCNRAACRSKLGQFDKAIDDCNTALNLRPSYSKARLRRADCNAKLERWEASIQDYEILLKETPEDEEVKRALLEAQAQLQKQAT